The proteins below are encoded in one region of Colias croceus chromosome 17, ilColCroc2.1:
- the LOC123698910 gene encoding uncharacterized protein LOC123698910, giving the protein MKFFVAFAALVAVAIAGPVRIDDSQMQAIINAINSPHTDPATAALLQDQLDAILDSIKPIPVEVGPAIVDEYEPISVGPAIIDEYEPISIGPAIIDEYEPISVGPALIDGPIPDPAAVSGTPLVQVIVNVNTPSKPVEDISTGPALIDFDPAPIQPDPVIVVDHPELEPAQIGQPVLPVPALPIPENAN; this is encoded by the coding sequence ATGAAGTTCTTCGTTGCATTCGCTGCCCTCGTTGCCGTGGCCATCGCTGGCCCAGTGCGTATCGATGACTCGCAAATGCAAGCCATCATAAACGCCATCAACAGCCCACACACCGACCCCGCTACTGCTGCACTGCTTCAAGACCAACTTGATGCGATCCTCGACTCCATCAAACCTATTCCTGTTGAAGTTGGACCCGCAATCGTTGATGAATACGAACCCATCTCTGTTGGACCCGCTATTATTGATGAATACGAACCGATCTCTATTGGACCCGCTATTATCGACGAATACGAACCCATCTCCGTCGGGCCAGCTCTGATCGACGGACCCATTCCCGACCCTGCTGCTGTATCTGGCACCCCCCTCGTTCAAGTCATCGTCAACGTCAATACTCCATCAAAACCAGTTGAGGATATTTCAACCGGCCCAGCTTTGATTGACTTCGATCCGGCTCCCATTCAACCTGATCCCGTGATTGTGGTGGACCACCCGGAACTTGAGCCTGCTCAGATCGGCCAACCCGTCCTCCCAGTTCCCGCTTTACCTATTCCTGAAAACGCTAACTAA
- the LOC123698907 gene encoding uncharacterized protein LOC123698907: protein MKFLLIAALVAVATATPTKRGLLTPESAGPVVIEGLPVSVGPAVVDQYEPISVGPAIVDEHEEISVGPAVVDEYEPISVGPAVIDEYEPISVGPAVVDEYEPISVGPALIDGPIPDPAAVSGSPLVQVIVNVNTKASAGGYEPIQTEPVIIDPMPEHEYEPIQTEPVIIDPMPEHEYEPIQTDPAIIDSDPAVNLPDILN from the coding sequence ATGAAATTCCTACTGATCGCTGCTCTCGTCGCTGTGGCTACGGCCACCCCAACCAAAAGGGGACTCCTTACCCCTGAATCCGCAGGACCCGTGGTCATTGAAGGCCTCCCCGTCTCTGTTGGACCCGCTGTTGTCGACCAATACGAACCTATCTCCGTTGGACCCGCTATTGTTGACGAACACGAAGAGATCTCTGTTGGACCCGCTGTAGTCGACGAATACGAGCCCATCTCTGTCGGACCCGCTGTGATTGACGAATACGAGCCCATCTCTGTTGGTCCCGCTGTCGTCGATGAATACGAACCCATCTCCGTGGGACCCGCTCTGATCGACGGACCCATCCCCGACCCCGCTGCCGTCTCTGGCTCTCCCCTCGTCCAAGTCATCGTGAACGTCAACACCAAGGCATCCGCTGGAGGCTACGAGCCCATCCAGACTGAGCCCGTGATCATTGACCCCATGCCTGAGCACGAATACGAACCTATCCAGACCGAACCCGTCATCATTGACCCCATGCCCGAGCACGAATACGAGCCAATCCAGACCGACCCCGCTATCATCGACAGTGACCCCGCTGTCAACCTACCCGACATCCTcaactaa
- the LOC123698906 gene encoding magnetosome-associated protein MamJ-like yields MKFLIVLAFVAVASAATLPQKRINQAELDEILAAIHSPSTHPATAAALEQMLQDLLGAAYPIQVGPAVIDPVDEISVGPVVVEPVEEIAVGPAIIDPVEEISVGPAIIDPVEEISVGPAIIDPVEEISVGPALIDPPAFNPFPFNGPLVQVVVNVNSASSGSVVVEQPALVPAPGADLDQIKPEPVVVVDAPEPVVIAPEPVNVGNPIFPDLAINLPEPLN; encoded by the coding sequence ATGAAATTCTTAATTGTCCTCGCTTTCGTCGCGGTAGCGTCTGCAGCCACTCTTCCCCAGAAGAGAATCAACCAGGCTGAACTCGATGAAATCCTCGCAGCCATCCACAGCCCCAGCACCCACCCTGCCACCGCAGCTGCCCTAGAACAGATGCTCCAGGACCTCCTCGGTGCTGCCTACCCCATCCAAGTAGGACCAGCGGTTATCGATCCCGTTGATGAAATCTCCGTTGGACCCGTTGTCGTCGAACCTGTTGAAGAGATCGCAGTTGGACCCGCTATCATTGACCCTGTCGAAGAAATCTCTGTCGGACCCGCTATCATCGACCCTGTTGAAGAAATCTCAGTTGGACCCGCCATCATCGACCCTGTCGAAGAAATCTCAGTTGGACCCGCTCTAATTGACCCACCAGCATTCAACCCCTTCCCCTTCAATGGCCCCCTCGTCCAGGTCGTTGTTAACGTGAACTCAGCTTCTTCCGGCTCAGTGGTGGTGGAGCAACCTGCTCTAGTCCCCGCTCCCGGCGCCGACCTCGACCAGATCAAACCAGAACCCGTAGTGGTTGTAGACGCTCCTGAACCAGTTGTGATTGCCCCAGAACCCGTCAACGTCGGCAATCCAATCTTCCCCGACCTCGCCATTAACCTTCCTGAACCcctcaattaa
- the LOC123698911 gene encoding uncharacterized protein LOC123698911: MKFLIVVAFVAVASAATLPQKRISQADAASPIQVGPAVVEPVEEIGVGPALIDPVEEISVGPAVIDPVEEISVGPAVIDPVEEISVGPVVIEEINPLAYQYPLAQVLVIVNSGDSNSLTITQP; encoded by the coding sequence ATGAAATTCTTAATTGTAGTCGCTTTCGTCGCGGTAGCGTCTGCAGCAACTCTTCCCCAGAAGAGAATCAGTCAAGCTGATGCCGCCTCTCCCATCCAAGTTGGACCCGCTGTCGTCGAACCTGTAGAAGAGATTGGAGTTGGACCTGCTCTGATCGACCCTGTCGAAGAAATTTCTGTCGGACCCGCTGTCATCGACCCTGTCGAAGAAATCTCAGTTGGACCCGCTGTCATCGACCCTGTCGAAGAAATCTCAGTTGGACCCGTTGTTATTGAGGAAATCAACCCCCTCGCCTACCAATATCCTCTTGCCCAGGTCCTCGTTATCGTTAACTCAGGTGATTCCAACTCACTGACCATCACTCAACCCTAA
- the LOC123698909 gene encoding uncharacterized protein LOC123698909 isoform X1 yields the protein MKFLIVLAFVAVASAATLPQKRISQAELDEIVAAIHSPSTHPDTAAALEQMLQDLLGAASPIQVGPAVVEPVEEIGVGPAIIDPVEEISVGPAVIDPVEEISVGPALIEEPAINPLASNNPLVQVLVIVNSGASNSIVITQPGLGTVDEELTDEIKPDPVVVADAPEAAVIAPEPVNVGSPIFPDLAINLPEALN from the coding sequence ATGAAATTCTTGATTGTACTCGCTTTCGTCGCGGTAGCTTCTGCAGCCACTCTTCCCCAGAAGAGAATCAGCCAGGCTGAACTTGATGAAATCGTCGCAGCCATCCACAGCCCAAGCACCCACCCTGACACCGCAGCTGCTCTCGAACAGATGCTCCAGGACCTCCTTGGTGCTGCCTCCCCTATCCAAGTTGGACCCGCTGTCGTCGAACCTGTAGAAGAGATCGGAGTTGGACCCGCTATCATCGACCCTGTCGAAGAAATCTCAGTCGGACCCGCTGTCATCGACCCTGTCGAAGAAATCTCAGTTGGACCCGCTCTTATTGAGGAACCTGCAATCAACCCCCTCGCCTCCAACAACCCCCTTGTCCAGGTCCTCGTTATCGTTAATTCAGGTGCTTCCAACTCAATAGTGATCACTCAACCCGGTCTGGGCACTGTCGACGAGGAGCTGACCGATGAGATCAAACCCGACCCCGTAGTGGTTGCGGATGCCCCTGAAGCAGCTGTGATTGCCCCAGAACCCGTCAACGTCGGCAGCCCGATCTTCCCTGACCTCGCCATCAACCTTCCCGAAGCCCTCAACTAA
- the LOC123698909 gene encoding uncharacterized protein LOC123698909 isoform X2 has product MKFLIVLAFVAVASAATLPQKRISQAELDEIVAAIHSPSTHPDTAAALEQMLQDLLGAASPIQVGPAVVEPVEEIGVGPAIIDPVEEISVGPALIEEPAINPLASNNPLVQVLVIVNSGASNSIVITQPGLGTVDEELTDEIKPDPVVVADAPEAAVIAPEPVNVGSPIFPDLAINLPEALN; this is encoded by the exons ATGAAATTCTTGATTGTACTCGCTTTCGTCGCGGTAGCTTCTGCAGCCACTCTTCCCCAGAAGAGAATCAGCCAGGCTGAACTTGATGAAATCGTCGCAGCCATCCACAGCCCAAGCACCCACCCTGACACCGCAGCTGCTCTCGAACAGATGCTCCAGGACCTCCTTGGTGCTGCCTCCCCTATCCAAGTTGGACCCGCTGTCGTCGAACCTGTAGAAGAGATCGGAGTTGGACCCGCTATCATCGACCCTGTCGAAGAA ATCTCAGTTGGACCCGCTCTTATTGAGGAACCTGCAATCAACCCCCTCGCCTCCAACAACCCCCTTGTCCAGGTCCTCGTTATCGTTAATTCAGGTGCTTCCAACTCAATAGTGATCACTCAACCCGGTCTGGGCACTGTCGACGAGGAGCTGACCGATGAGATCAAACCCGACCCCGTAGTGGTTGCGGATGCCCCTGAAGCAGCTGTGATTGCCCCAGAACCCGTCAACGTCGGCAGCCCGATCTTCCCTGACCTCGCCATCAACCTTCCCGAAGCCCTCAACTAA